The following proteins come from a genomic window of Pseudomonas putida:
- a CDS encoding GNAT family N-acetyltransferase, whose product MPALLTLQTPRLSDYSELVQVWEDSVRATHDFLPEGYILLLREHVLRRYLDAVMLICCKDRQRICGFAGVANGRIDMLFVAPGYRGQGVGKRLLRYAISELNAEYLDVNEQNPRALGFYLHEGFEVIGRSETDGLGQPYPLLHMRLMRTVP is encoded by the coding sequence ATGCCTGCGCTACTGACGCTGCAAACCCCGCGCTTGAGCGACTACAGCGAGCTGGTACAAGTGTGGGAGGATTCGGTACGTGCCACCCACGACTTTCTGCCAGAGGGCTATATCCTGCTACTGCGCGAGCATGTGCTGCGCCGGTATCTCGACGCAGTGATGCTGATCTGCTGCAAGGACCGCCAGCGCATCTGTGGTTTCGCCGGTGTCGCCAACGGGCGGATAGACATGCTGTTCGTCGCACCTGGCTACCGCGGCCAAGGGGTAGGCAAGCGCTTGCTGCGCTATGCAATCAGCGAACTGAATGCCGAGTACCTTGACGTCAACGAACAGAACCCGAGAGCGCTGGGCTTCTACCTGCATGAAGGTTTCGAGGTCATCGGCCGTTCGGAAACCGACGGCCTGGGCCAGCCCTACCCTCTGCTGCACATGAGGCTAATGCGCACAGTGCCTTGA
- the rimO gene encoding 30S ribosomal protein S12 methylthiotransferase RimO has product MSTTPATPKVGFVSLGCPKALVDSERILTQLRMEGYEVVPTYEDADVVVVNTCGFIDSAKAESLEVIGEAIKENGKVIVTGCMGVEEGNIRDVHPSVLSVTGPQQYEQVVNAVHEVVPPRQDHNPLIDLVPPQGVKLTPRHYAYLKISEGCNHSCSFCIIPSMRGKLVSRPVGEVLSEAERLVKAGVKEILVISQDTSAYGVDVKYKTDFWNGRPVKTRMLELCEALSSLGAWVRLHYVYPYPNVDDVIPLMAAGKILPYLDIPFQHASPKVLKSMKRPAFEDRTLARIKNWREQCPELVIRSTFIVGFPGETEEDFQYLLDWLTEAQLDRVGCFQYSPVEGAPANDLGLEEVPDDVKQSRWDRFMAHQQAISAARLQLRIGKEIDVLIDEVEEQGSVGRSFFDAPEIDGSVFIDGDHGFKPGDKVRCRVVDADEYDMWAEPI; this is encoded by the coding sequence ATGTCCACCACGCCCGCCACCCCCAAGGTAGGTTTCGTAAGCCTGGGTTGCCCAAAAGCCTTGGTCGACTCTGAACGCATCCTGACCCAGCTGCGCATGGAAGGCTATGAAGTCGTGCCCACCTACGAGGACGCCGACGTGGTGGTGGTCAACACCTGCGGCTTCATCGACAGCGCCAAGGCCGAATCGCTGGAAGTGATCGGCGAAGCAATCAAGGAAAACGGCAAGGTCATCGTCACCGGCTGCATGGGCGTCGAGGAAGGCAACATCCGTGACGTGCACCCAAGCGTGCTGTCGGTCACCGGCCCACAGCAGTACGAGCAGGTGGTCAACGCCGTTCACGAAGTGGTGCCACCGCGTCAGGACCACAACCCGCTGATCGACCTGGTGCCGCCACAGGGCGTCAAGCTGACCCCGCGCCACTATGCCTACCTGAAAATCTCCGAAGGCTGCAACCACAGCTGCAGCTTCTGCATCATCCCGTCGATGCGCGGCAAGCTGGTCAGCCGCCCGGTGGGTGAAGTGCTGAGTGAGGCCGAGCGCCTGGTCAAGGCCGGGGTCAAGGAGATCCTGGTGATTTCCCAGGACACCAGCGCCTACGGCGTCGACGTCAAGTACAAGACCGACTTCTGGAACGGCCGCCCGGTCAAGACCCGCATGCTCGAGCTGTGCGAAGCGCTGAGCAGCCTGGGCGCCTGGGTACGCCTGCACTATGTGTACCCTTACCCGAACGTTGACGACGTGATCCCGCTGATGGCTGCCGGCAAGATCCTGCCGTACCTGGACATCCCGTTCCAGCACGCCAGCCCGAAAGTGCTCAAGTCGATGAAGCGCCCTGCCTTCGAAGACCGCACCCTGGCACGCATCAAGAACTGGCGCGAGCAATGCCCTGAGCTGGTGATCCGCTCCACCTTCATCGTCGGCTTCCCGGGCGAGACCGAGGAAGACTTCCAGTACCTGCTGGACTGGCTGACCGAAGCCCAGCTCGACCGCGTGGGCTGCTTCCAGTACTCGCCGGTAGAAGGCGCCCCGGCCAACGACCTGGGCCTGGAAGAAGTACCGGACGACGTCAAGCAGTCGCGCTGGGACCGCTTCATGGCCCACCAGCAGGCCATCAGTGCTGCCCGCCTGCAATTGCGTATCGGCAAGGAAATCGACGTGCTGATCGACGAAGTTGAAGAACAAGGCTCGGTTGGCCGCAGCTTCTTCGATGCACCGGAAATCGATGGCAGCGTGTTCATCGATGGCGACCATGGTTTCAAACCAGGCGACAAAGTGCGTTGCCGTGTAGTGGATGCCGACGAATACGACATGTGGGCTGAACCCATCTAA
- a CDS encoding potassium transporter Kup — protein MVQASSHAEGGHEGKQGASRSVGLLVAAVGVVYGDIGTSPLYTLKEVFTGGYGVSVNHDGVLGILSLILWSLLWVVSFKYVMFILRADNQGEGGTMALTALARRATAAYPRLRTLMVICGLIGASLFYGDSMITPAVSVLSAVEGVGLAFDGIDHWVVPISLVVLVALFLVQQHGTEKIGKLFGPIMVTWFVALGALGVHGISQSPEVLKAFNPGWAVNFFVVNPGIGVAILGAVVLALTGAEALYADMGHFGRKPIARAWFILVLPALLLNYFGQGALLLQNPEAARNPFYLLAPDWALLPLVGLATMATVIASQAVISGAFSLTRQAIQLGYIPRMHIQHTSSDEQGQIYIGAVNWTLMAGVVLLVIGFGSSGALAAAYGVAVTGTMLMTTILVSAVMLLLWKWPPLLAVPILVGFLLVDGLFFAANVPKIAQGGAFPVLAGGVLFLLMSTWKRGKQILVERIDEGALPLPLFISSIRIQPPHRVEGTAVFLTARSDAVPHALLHNMLHNQVLHSQVVLLTVVSEDRPRVPEHERFEVEAYGDGFFRVLLHFGFMDEPDVPAALKLCHLDGLDFTPMRTTYFLSRETVIASRLEGMSRWRGNLFAFLLKNANGNLRFFNLPLNRVIELGTQVEI, from the coding sequence ATGGTTCAGGCAAGCAGTCACGCTGAGGGCGGGCACGAGGGGAAGCAGGGGGCGTCGCGGTCGGTGGGCCTGCTCGTGGCGGCGGTCGGTGTGGTTTATGGCGATATCGGCACAAGTCCGTTGTACACCCTCAAGGAGGTCTTTACCGGCGGCTATGGGGTGTCGGTCAACCATGATGGCGTGCTGGGGATCCTGTCGCTGATCCTGTGGTCGCTGCTGTGGGTGGTGTCGTTCAAGTACGTGATGTTCATCTTGCGTGCTGATAACCAGGGTGAGGGCGGCACCATGGCGCTGACTGCACTGGCGCGGCGGGCCACGGCGGCCTACCCGCGGCTGCGCACGCTTATGGTGATCTGTGGCTTGATCGGCGCTTCGCTGTTCTATGGTGACAGTATGATCACCCCGGCGGTATCGGTGCTGTCGGCGGTGGAGGGCGTAGGCCTGGCCTTCGACGGTATCGACCACTGGGTAGTGCCAATTTCGCTGGTGGTGCTGGTGGCACTGTTCCTGGTGCAGCAGCACGGCACCGAGAAGATCGGCAAGCTGTTTGGTCCGATCATGGTGACTTGGTTCGTGGCGCTGGGCGCGCTGGGTGTGCATGGCATCTCGCAGAGCCCGGAAGTGCTCAAGGCGTTCAACCCGGGCTGGGCAGTCAACTTCTTCGTGGTGAACCCAGGCATCGGCGTGGCCATTCTTGGTGCGGTGGTGCTGGCGCTGACCGGTGCTGAGGCGCTGTACGCCGACATGGGGCACTTTGGCCGCAAGCCGATTGCCCGGGCCTGGTTCATCCTGGTGCTACCGGCGCTGCTGCTCAACTATTTTGGCCAGGGTGCACTGCTGCTGCAAAACCCGGAGGCGGCGCGCAACCCGTTCTACCTGCTGGCGCCGGACTGGGCGCTGCTGCCCTTGGTCGGGCTGGCCACCATGGCCACGGTTATCGCCTCGCAGGCGGTGATTTCCGGGGCCTTCTCCCTGACCCGTCAGGCCATCCAGCTGGGCTACATCCCACGTATGCACATTCAGCACACCTCAAGCGACGAGCAGGGGCAGATCTATATTGGTGCGGTGAACTGGACGCTGATGGCGGGCGTGGTGCTGTTGGTCATCGGCTTCGGGTCGTCGGGCGCTCTGGCGGCTGCCTATGGGGTTGCGGTCACCGGTACCATGCTGATGACCACCATTCTGGTATCCGCGGTGATGCTGCTGCTGTGGAAGTGGCCGCCGCTGCTCGCAGTGCCGATTCTGGTCGGCTTCCTGTTAGTCGACGGGCTGTTCTTCGCCGCCAACGTGCCGAAAATCGCCCAGGGCGGTGCCTTCCCGGTGTTGGCCGGCGGTGTGCTGTTCCTGCTGATGAGCACCTGGAAGCGCGGCAAGCAGATTCTGGTCGAGCGCATCGATGAAGGTGCGCTGCCGTTGCCATTGTTCATCAGCAGCATCCGCATTCAGCCACCGCACCGGGTCGAGGGTACGGCAGTGTTTCTGACTGCGCGCTCCGATGCCGTGCCGCATGCGCTGTTGCACAACATGCTGCACAACCAGGTGCTGCACAGCCAGGTGGTGTTGCTGACTGTGGTCAGCGAAGACCGGCCCCGGGTGCCGGAACATGAGCGTTTCGAGGTGGAAGCCTATGGCGACGGATTCTTCCGTGTGTTGCTGCACTTTGGGTTCATGGATGAGCCGGACGTGCCTGCCGCGTTGAAGCTGTGCCATCTGGATGGCCTGGACTTCACGCCGATGCGCACCACCTACTTCCTTAGTCGCGAGACGGTGATCGCGTCACGGCTGGAGGGGATGTCGCGCTGGCGGGGCAACCTGTTCGCGTTCTTGCTGAAGAATGCCAACGGCAACCTGCGCTTCTTCAACCTGCCGTTGAACCGGGTGATCGAGCTGGGGACGCAGGTCGAGATCTGA
- a CDS encoding virulence factor family protein, with protein sequence MTRRFWLYLLVPLLLAALGGALAFWLWTRPAPEARLEQMSINDTSITLVTPGVHPKVRVAIGVPQDQALTGKQLLDLSQAGEAQLVQVILPPNDCSKQQQAMDQALAQLPGKPTLVAGIGPGAAQAWRWLASQDNDKARAISVGFTLEQPGCQAPLPKSAAHGHWNVAWNDNPDDASAAFVRDQANAETSISDYDIHLPQVLKAQLTQALVGHDGNALAMPVVEVPAGQTTDTVTLFLSGDGGWRDLDRDVAGEMAKLGYPVVGIDTLRYYWQHKTPEQSAADLSELMHHYRQKWGTKRFVLTGYSFGADVLPAIYNRLPVEDQQRIDAVMLLAFARSGSFEIEVEGWLGKEGQEAPTGPEMAKLPASKVVCVYGVEETDESGCTENTAVGEHLKLPGGHHFDENYPALAKRLIGEIETRQGKSRVAEQN encoded by the coding sequence ATGACCCGACGCTTTTGGCTGTACCTGCTGGTTCCCCTGCTGCTGGCCGCCTTGGGTGGCGCGCTGGCCTTCTGGCTGTGGACGCGCCCGGCCCCCGAGGCACGCCTGGAACAAATGAGCATCAATGACACCAGCATCACCCTTGTTACCCCTGGTGTGCACCCCAAGGTCCGGGTGGCCATCGGTGTGCCACAAGACCAGGCACTGACGGGCAAGCAACTGCTCGACCTGAGCCAGGCCGGTGAAGCCCAGCTGGTGCAGGTAATTCTGCCGCCTAATGACTGCAGCAAGCAGCAACAGGCCATGGACCAGGCGCTGGCGCAACTGCCAGGAAAACCGACCCTGGTCGCAGGTATCGGCCCCGGTGCCGCTCAGGCCTGGCGTTGGCTGGCCAGCCAGGACAATGACAAGGCGCGGGCCATTTCCGTGGGCTTCACCCTCGAACAGCCTGGCTGCCAGGCACCGCTGCCCAAATCGGCTGCCCATGGCCACTGGAACGTCGCCTGGAACGACAACCCGGATGACGCCAGCGCCGCGTTCGTGCGCGACCAGGCCAACGCCGAAACCAGCATCAGCGACTACGACATCCACTTGCCACAAGTGCTCAAGGCGCAACTCACCCAAGCCCTGGTCGGCCATGACGGTAACGCACTGGCCATGCCGGTGGTCGAGGTGCCGGCCGGGCAAACGACAGACACGGTCACCTTGTTCCTTTCTGGTGATGGCGGCTGGCGCGACCTGGACCGCGACGTGGCCGGGGAAATGGCCAAGCTGGGTTACCCGGTGGTAGGCATCGACACGCTACGCTACTACTGGCAGCACAAGACCCCGGAACAAAGCGCCGCCGACCTTTCCGAGCTGATGCATCACTACCGGCAGAAGTGGGGTACCAAGCGCTTCGTATTGACCGGCTATTCGTTCGGCGCCGATGTGCTGCCGGCAATCTACAACCGCCTGCCGGTCGAGGACCAACAGCGTATCGACGCGGTGATGCTGTTGGCCTTTGCGCGCAGTGGCAGTTTCGAGATCGAGGTCGAGGGTTGGCTGGGCAAGGAAGGCCAGGAAGCGCCAACCGGGCCGGAAATGGCCAAGCTGCCAGCATCCAAGGTCGTCTGCGTGTATGGCGTAGAGGAAACCGACGAAAGCGGTTGCACGGAAAACACGGCAGTAGGTGAGCACCTCAAACTGCCTGGCGGGCACCACTTCGACGAGAACTACCCGGCACTCGCCAAGCGGTTGATTGGCGAGATCGAGACACGCCAAGGCAAGTCCCGCGTAGCTGAGCAGAATTGA